In Balaenoptera ricei isolate mBalRic1 chromosome 7, mBalRic1.hap2, whole genome shotgun sequence, a single window of DNA contains:
- the LOC132368584 gene encoding 10 kDa heat shock protein, mitochondrial-like — MAGQAFRKFLPLFDRVLVERSAPEVVTKGGIMLPEKSQGKVLQAMVVAVGSGSKGKGGEIQPVSVKVGDKVLLPEYGGTKVVLDDKDYFLFRDGDILGKYVD; from the coding sequence ATGGCAGGACAGGCATTTAGAAAGTTTCTTCCCCTCTTTGACCGAGTATTAGTTGAAAGAAGTGCACCCGAAGTTGTAACCAAAGGAGGCATTATGCTTCCAGAAAAATCGCAAGGAAAAGTATTGCAAGCAATGGTAGTAGCTGTTGGATCAGGCTCTAAAGGAAAGGGTGGAGAGATTCAACCAGTTAGTGTGAAAGTTGGAGATAAAGTTCTTCTCCCAGAATATGGAGGCACCAAAGTAGTTCTAGATGACAAGGATTATTTCTTATTTAGAGATGGTGACATTCTTGGAAAATATGTCGACTAA